A single genomic interval of Zobellia nedashkovskayae harbors:
- a CDS encoding RagB/SusD family nutrient uptake outer membrane protein: MKKIFYCIVASMTFLVTSCDDELTIFPEDSLSVPTFFKTQEDFTQAVNGAYVPLRGINNQAKPYLAEMHSDNTYFARNTAFGATDNQEDIADHSIPSDGGITANTHVESIYREYYQVVARTNQILTTIDEAEFDEKEKANLKGQALFLRAYSYFELTQLFGSVPMHLEPVLDRDGAALPLSSEDELYTQIIEDARAAAGLLPLKSEQEQGRVTLGAAQTLLANVYIVREQWGEAETLLKEVVASNEYMLMPNYEDAFSGNSENKNNMESIFEIQYREGAEGLNGSFLYNFLPRPLNAEEVGLITGTSNPQPLNGEGNNIPTPDIIEAYEDGDLREEASIMYVTASESFWEDGVYPIIKKYVEPHALNGNHGMNWPIYRYSEVLLFLAETLEEQGKSGEALPYLNQVRTRAGLGEPTGDLGEAIFNERRVELAFENKRWFDLVRTGRAIDVITAHGNNIKANPIDYYYPAGVEPRGNVFTNISERYALPASESSLNPNF; the protein is encoded by the coding sequence ATGAAAAAGATATTCTACTGTATTGTAGCCTCGATGACTTTTTTAGTCACCAGTTGCGATGATGAATTAACTATATTTCCTGAGGATTCATTGAGTGTCCCTACATTCTTTAAAACACAGGAAGATTTTACTCAAGCAGTAAACGGAGCGTATGTTCCTTTACGCGGAATTAATAATCAAGCTAAGCCATATTTGGCGGAGATGCATTCTGACAACACCTATTTTGCTCGTAATACGGCGTTTGGAGCAACGGACAATCAAGAAGATATCGCAGATCACTCTATACCCAGTGACGGTGGCATTACAGCTAATACTCATGTAGAATCAATTTATCGCGAGTATTATCAAGTCGTAGCTCGTACCAATCAAATTTTGACAACTATTGACGAAGCAGAATTTGATGAGAAAGAAAAGGCAAATCTAAAAGGTCAGGCATTGTTTCTAAGAGCTTATTCTTATTTTGAATTAACACAATTATTTGGTAGTGTGCCAATGCACTTAGAACCTGTATTAGATCGTGATGGAGCCGCTTTACCGCTTTCTAGTGAAGATGAACTGTACACACAAATAATTGAGGATGCCAGAGCGGCTGCGGGCTTATTACCGCTTAAATCAGAACAAGAGCAAGGTAGAGTTACATTGGGTGCAGCTCAAACACTTTTGGCAAATGTTTATATAGTACGTGAACAATGGGGAGAAGCAGAAACTTTGTTGAAGGAAGTCGTAGCCAGTAATGAGTACATGTTAATGCCTAATTATGAAGATGCTTTTTCTGGAAATAGCGAAAACAAGAACAACATGGAGTCTATTTTTGAAATTCAGTATAGAGAAGGTGCTGAAGGGCTTAACGGTAGTTTTTTATATAACTTTCTTCCAAGACCACTTAATGCAGAGGAAGTTGGTTTAATAACTGGAACATCTAATCCGCAACCTCTTAATGGTGAAGGAAATAATATTCCTACGCCAGATATTATTGAAGCTTATGAAGATGGAGACTTAAGGGAGGAAGCTTCTATTATGTACGTAACGGCTAGTGAGAGTTTTTGGGAAGATGGTGTGTACCCAATTATTAAGAAATATGTTGAGCCTCATGCTCTAAATGGTAACCATGGTATGAATTGGCCTATTTATCGGTACTCTGAAGTGCTGTTGTTTTTAGCAGAAACTTTAGAAGAACAAGGTAAGAGTGGCGAAGCTCTTCCTTATTTAAATCAAGTTCGTACACGTGCCGGTCTTGGTGAGCCGACAGGTGATTTAGGTGAGGCGATTTTTAATGAAAGAAGAGTAGAACTCGCTTTTGAGAACAAAAGGTGGTTTGACTTGGTAAGAACGGGTCGTGCAATAGACGTGATTACGGCTCATGGGAACAATATAAAGGCAAACCCGATTGACTATTACTATCCCGCAGGAGTAGAACCACGAGGTAATGTCTTTACCAATATTTCCGAACGATACGCTCTTCCAGCTTCAGAGTCCTCTCTAAATCCTAATTTTTAA
- a CDS encoding peroxiredoxin-like family protein yields the protein MSELQDFQKLVISNASHLQGLSVGDKAPDFTLPNALGKDITLSEMLKSGIVVIKFYRGEWCPICNLDLREVQSKLPEIKSLGASFLAISPQSPDSALTAKEKNNLDFEVLSDADQKVIKAYGLQFDPGEDYHARRDLTLLNGDGSKTLPIPATFIINTNQTIEEAHVEANYTERMGVDEILRILKVITNKV from the coding sequence ATGAGTGAATTACAAGATTTTCAAAAGTTAGTTATTTCAAATGCAAGTCATCTCCAAGGATTATCCGTTGGCGATAAAGCTCCAGATTTTACTTTGCCAAATGCTTTAGGTAAAGATATTACGCTTTCAGAAATGCTAAAATCAGGGATTGTAGTTATTAAATTTTATCGTGGTGAGTGGTGCCCCATTTGCAATTTAGACCTTAGAGAAGTTCAAAGTAAACTGCCGGAAATTAAATCTCTTGGAGCTTCATTTTTAGCAATCAGTCCGCAAAGTCCGGATAGCGCATTAACGGCAAAAGAAAAGAATAATTTAGATTTTGAAGTGCTCAGTGATGCTGATCAGAAAGTAATTAAAGCGTATGGTCTTCAATTTGATCCGGGTGAAGATTATCATGCACGACGTGATTTAACACTTCTAAATGGCGACGGTTCAAAAACTCTTCCTATACCGGCTACTTTTATTATCAACACCAATCAAACAATTGAAGAAGCCCATGTTGAAGCCAACTATACAGAAAGAATGGGTGTAGACGAAATACTAAGGATACTTAAAGTGATAACAAACAAGGTTTAA
- a CDS encoding 3-keto-disaccharide hydrolase produces MMYKNSRKVSKYLAGCFMALMLLAYVQSCKEKKQETTIEADAVVKILEEGDGFVNIFDGETLTGWKGDPNYWRVENGALVGEVTPETLLKSNTFIIWEGDQPDDFELKLEFKIAESGNSGINYRSDLIDTIPNAMKGYQADIDGKRRYTGQNYEEKKRATLAYRGEKVTINSQDNPDTNGSLRANVKNNCWQSREVVGSLGESDSLKTKIKSEDWNEVHLIIKGNRLQHYVNGVLMSDVNDEDAINRKLKGYLGVQVHVGPPMKVKYRNIRLKNL; encoded by the coding sequence ATGATGTATAAAAATAGTAGAAAAGTATCAAAATATTTAGCAGGCTGTTTTATGGCCCTTATGTTGCTTGCATACGTTCAATCTTGCAAAGAAAAAAAGCAAGAAACAACGATAGAAGCTGACGCTGTAGTTAAAATTCTAGAGGAAGGAGATGGCTTTGTAAATATTTTTGATGGCGAAACCTTAACGGGTTGGAAAGGTGATCCTAATTATTGGCGTGTAGAAAATGGTGCGTTAGTGGGTGAGGTAACCCCAGAAACTCTTTTAAAAAGTAATACTTTTATTATCTGGGAAGGAGATCAACCAGATGATTTTGAATTGAAGTTGGAATTTAAAATAGCTGAATCTGGGAATAGCGGTATTAATTATAGGAGTGATTTAATAGATACAATTCCTAATGCCATGAAAGGATACCAAGCAGATATTGATGGTAAGAGAAGGTATACCGGTCAAAACTATGAGGAGAAAAAAAGGGCTACCTTGGCCTATAGAGGAGAAAAAGTAACTATTAATAGCCAAGATAATCCTGATACTAACGGTTCGTTAAGAGCTAATGTGAAAAATAACTGTTGGCAGAGTAGGGAAGTGGTAGGTTCTTTGGGCGAATCAGATTCCCTGAAGACAAAAATAAAGAGTGAGGATTGGAACGAGGTACATCTTATTATAAAAGGTAATAGACTTCAACATTATGTAAATGGAGTTTTAATGAGTGATGTTAATGATGAAGACGCTATAAATAGAAAGTTAAAAGGATATTTAGGAGTACAGGTTCATGTAGGTCCGCCAATGAAAGTTAAGTATAGAAATATACGGTTGAAGAACCTGTAA
- a CDS encoding sulfatase-like hydrolase/transferase has translation MRIRVLVVIFLCGYLQPLKAQKAAQEQQAKKPNIIFILTDDQRFDALGYAGNKLISTPEMDKLAKKGTYFENAMVTTPICAASRASILTGLYERTHSFNFQTGNIRASYMTQSYPSILKENGYFTGFYGKYGVRYDNLENQFDEYESYDRNNEYKDKRGYYYKTLGKDTVHLTRYTGQKAIDFIAEVKTDKPFCLSLSFSAPHAHDGAEDQYFWQTESDALLQNMNMPKADLGEDKYFEAQPKFVRDGFNRLRWTWRYDTPEKYQHSVNGYYRMISGIDREITKIRSELEKKGLAENTVIILMGDNGYFLGERQLAGKWLLYDNSVRVPLIVYDPRVKRQKDSDALALNIDVPSTILDLAGIAQPNAWQGKSLMPIVDKSKKNFERDTVLIEHLWEFDNIAPSEGIRTENWKYFRYVNNQSFEELYNLEDDPKEINNLAKDSKYAEKLAAFRNKTNDLILELSDDYSKGPSDLVVEWIRNTERVTVIDTEPEFGWVVPDGAVSQSAYQILVASSKENITNNIGDVWDSKQIRTSTSSEIEYEGTALKSGETYFWKVRIWDQDNRLSRYSQSQSFTMGSPKATITTPNSFQIDEIKPVKFEKKGETYFMDFGKAAFATLDFTYKTKESDSLTFRIGEQLDGENINRTPFHRSHIRYQEIKMAVSPDQTEYQLQVQVDERNTRPGKALPLPKDFPVLMPFRYVEVDGVKESITAEDFTLLAHHSYWEDDASSFKSSDDILNQVWEICKYTIKATTFNGLYVDGDRERIPYEADAYLNQLSHYTTDREYAIARQTIEYFMEHPTWPTEWQQHVALMFYADYMYTGNTELIEKYYDHLKYKTLYELSNEEGLITSTKMTPELMKNLGFSPQLKETFRDIVDWPSAGWGGDPSNKGERDAYVFKDYNTVVNAFYYQNMNIMSEFAKVLGKTEEARDFELRALKAKKAVNEKMFDSERGIYVDGIGTDHAALHANMLPLAFNMVPEEHISSVVEYVKSRGMACSVYGSQYLMDGLYNAGAADYALELLTDTSDRSWYNMIRIGSTMTLEAWDLKYKNNLDWNHAWGAVPANAIPRGLWGIQPKTPGFGIATIKPQMSDLKNSSIEVPTIKGTIKGSYKYETPRLQIFEIEIPANMVAEFEIAPSPGKELMHNGKKVNAAFGSVRLEPGKHEIKLVVNSF, from the coding sequence ATGAGAATACGAGTTTTGGTGGTTATTTTTCTTTGCGGATACTTACAACCATTAAAGGCCCAAAAAGCGGCGCAAGAACAGCAAGCTAAAAAGCCCAACATTATTTTTATTTTAACGGATGACCAGCGTTTTGATGCACTGGGTTATGCGGGAAACAAGCTTATTTCTACTCCAGAAATGGATAAATTGGCCAAGAAAGGCACTTATTTTGAGAATGCTATGGTGACCACCCCAATTTGTGCCGCCAGTAGAGCTAGTATTTTGACCGGACTTTATGAGCGTACGCATAGCTTCAATTTTCAAACAGGAAATATTAGAGCGTCGTACATGACTCAATCCTATCCTTCTATTTTAAAGGAGAATGGGTATTTTACTGGTTTCTATGGAAAATATGGAGTCCGTTATGATAACCTAGAAAATCAGTTTGATGAATATGAGTCTTATGACCGTAATAATGAATATAAAGACAAACGTGGTTATTACTATAAAACGTTAGGTAAGGACACGGTTCATTTAACACGCTACACAGGACAAAAAGCGATAGACTTTATTGCAGAAGTAAAAACAGACAAACCTTTTTGTCTTTCCTTGAGTTTTAGTGCTCCTCATGCCCATGATGGAGCTGAAGACCAATATTTCTGGCAAACGGAGTCAGATGCTTTGCTTCAGAATATGAATATGCCCAAAGCAGATTTGGGAGAAGACAAATATTTTGAGGCTCAACCTAAATTTGTACGTGATGGCTTTAACCGTTTACGTTGGACGTGGCGTTATGATACTCCCGAAAAATATCAACATAGCGTAAATGGATATTACAGAATGATTTCTGGAATAGATAGGGAAATTACCAAAATAAGGAGTGAGCTAGAGAAGAAGGGACTTGCAGAAAACACGGTTATTATTCTAATGGGAGATAACGGTTACTTTTTAGGTGAACGCCAGCTTGCGGGGAAATGGTTGTTATATGATAATTCTGTTCGCGTGCCTTTAATTGTATATGACCCAAGGGTAAAAAGACAAAAAGATAGTGATGCATTGGCATTGAACATAGATGTGCCTTCTACTATTTTAGATTTAGCAGGAATTGCCCAACCAAATGCGTGGCAAGGTAAAAGCCTCATGCCTATTGTAGATAAATCGAAGAAAAATTTTGAGCGAGATACCGTCTTGATTGAGCATCTTTGGGAGTTTGATAATATTGCGCCAAGCGAAGGAATCCGTACCGAAAATTGGAAATATTTCCGATATGTTAACAATCAGTCTTTTGAAGAACTTTACAATTTAGAAGACGACCCTAAGGAGATTAACAACCTAGCAAAAGATTCAAAATACGCCGAAAAGTTAGCGGCATTTCGCAACAAAACAAATGACCTTATTCTTGAGCTTTCCGATGACTATTCTAAAGGCCCTAGTGATTTGGTTGTGGAGTGGATAAGGAACACAGAAAGGGTTACGGTAATTGATACTGAACCAGAATTTGGGTGGGTGGTGCCGGACGGAGCGGTTTCACAATCGGCTTATCAAATATTGGTTGCTTCATCTAAAGAGAACATTACCAATAATATTGGTGATGTTTGGGATAGCAAGCAAATAAGAACAAGTACCTCGTCAGAAATAGAGTATGAAGGTACAGCATTGAAAAGTGGAGAGACTTATTTCTGGAAAGTACGAATTTGGGACCAAGACAATCGGCTTTCACGCTATTCTCAAAGTCAGTCTTTTACTATGGGAAGTCCTAAAGCAACGATAACCACTCCCAACAGTTTTCAAATTGATGAAATTAAACCCGTCAAATTTGAAAAAAAAGGCGAAACCTATTTCATGGACTTTGGAAAAGCAGCTTTCGCAACTCTAGACTTTACATATAAAACCAAAGAGAGTGACAGTCTTACTTTTAGAATAGGGGAACAATTAGATGGAGAAAACATCAACAGGACACCTTTCCACAGAAGTCATATCAGATATCAGGAAATTAAAATGGCTGTAAGCCCTGATCAAACAGAATACCAACTTCAGGTACAAGTAGATGAAAGGAATACAAGGCCAGGCAAGGCGCTACCGCTTCCAAAAGACTTTCCGGTTTTAATGCCGTTTAGATATGTTGAGGTTGATGGTGTAAAAGAGTCCATTACTGCAGAAGATTTCACGCTACTGGCACATCATAGTTATTGGGAAGATGATGCTAGTAGTTTCAAAAGCTCAGATGACATTTTAAATCAAGTTTGGGAAATCTGTAAATATACGATTAAGGCCACTACTTTTAATGGACTCTATGTAGATGGTGACCGTGAGCGCATTCCGTATGAGGCAGATGCGTATTTGAACCAATTAAGTCATTACACCACCGATCGAGAATATGCCATTGCAAGGCAGACCATAGAATATTTTATGGAACACCCAACCTGGCCTACCGAATGGCAGCAGCACGTGGCGCTCATGTTCTATGCAGATTATATGTATACGGGCAATACGGAGCTTATTGAAAAATATTATGACCATTTAAAATACAAGACCCTTTATGAGCTTTCTAATGAAGAAGGGTTGATTACTTCTACTAAAATGACGCCGGAGTTAATGAAGAATTTAGGTTTTTCTCCACAGTTAAAGGAGACCTTTAGGGATATTGTAGATTGGCCATCTGCAGGTTGGGGAGGAGACCCATCAAATAAAGGAGAACGGGATGCCTATGTTTTTAAAGATTACAATACCGTAGTGAATGCATTCTATTACCAGAATATGAATATCATGTCCGAATTTGCAAAAGTCTTGGGTAAAACTGAGGAAGCTAGAGATTTTGAACTTCGTGCTTTAAAAGCTAAAAAAGCGGTCAATGAAAAAATGTTCGATTCAGAGCGAGGTATTTATGTTGATGGTATCGGAACGGATCATGCTGCCTTACATGCTAATATGTTGCCCTTGGCTTTTAATATGGTGCCTGAGGAACATATTTCCTCTGTTGTGGAGTACGTGAAGTCACGCGGAATGGCGTGTAGTGTTTACGGTTCACAATATTTAATGGACGGCCTTTATAACGCAGGAGCGGCAGATTACGCTTTAGAACTGCTAACAGATACAAGTGATAGAAGTTGGTATAACATGATTCGTATCGGTTCTACTATGACCTTGGAAGCTTGGGATTTAAAGTATAAGAATAATCTAGATTGGAACCATGCTTGGGGTGCTGTGCCGGCTAATGCCATCCCACGTGGACTTTGGGGTATTCAACCTAAAACACCAGGATTTGGAATTGCTACTATCAAACCTCAAATGAGCGATTTAAAAAATAGCAGCATTGAAGTGCCTACCATAAAAGGAACTATAAAAGGAAGCTACAAATATGAAACTCCTAGGCTTCAAATTTTCGAAATTGAGATTCCAGCTAATATGGTTGCGGAATTTGAAATAGCTCCATCACCAGGAAAAGAACTCATGCACAATGGTAAAAAAGTAAACGCTGCTTTTGGCTCTGTGCGCTTGGAACCAGGTAAGCATGAAATTAAATTAGTGGTCAATTCTTTTTAA